The following are encoded together in the Gouania willdenowi chromosome 14, fGouWil2.1, whole genome shotgun sequence genome:
- the ftr83 gene encoding finTRIM family, member 83, producing MSDQEDCYLCKEYIREPVSIPCGHSFCSVCLKTYWDHADHTGSYICPECRVTYSKRPTPRRMGGARQSSSRHSTSSMQRNNEPFPPPPPSPDYNETYAGPQDVGCDICVGKKQRAVKSCLMCLASYCDKHLKPHYESATFKRHKLVDEIGHLDREICPQHQKGLELFCRTDQMCICVLCTVKEHKGHDMVSAEQERADEQQRLGATQAEIQERIHDRFKQMEELKQAVESLRSSAQRAMQECEKTFTDMMRSIERLQQEMAKLISSNKRAALNNAESHLERLSHEIADLKRRDNEITQLSRTEDHIHFIQSYHTLIAQTEAEELPSVSVNPYYSFDPVTKAVSELKQHMNEFSNEELVKVAKTVNKMTFCELEDSMKKKSMKAEEAAPMYKTPPVQEPRYRDDFLRYACQLTMDQSTAYRQIHLSRGNRKASLKRDPQAYSDSSGRFDSLPQVLCKEPLSGRAFYWEVDWSGEGASMGITYKGIKRTGYGDNCRIGYNRKSWSLFCSDSSYSARHNKDQIEISAPYSSRIGVFLDHSGGTLSFYTIGDTMDLIHRFKASFSEPVYAGFWVWYDSAVTIIQL from the exons ATGTCTGACCAGGAAGACTGCTACCTGTGTAAGGAGTACATCAGGGAGCCTGTGTCCATCCCATGTGGCCACAGCTTCTGCTCTGTTTGCCTGAAGACATACTGGGATCATGCTGACCACACGGGTTCTTACATCTGCCCTGAGTGCAGGGTCACCTATTCCAAGAGACCCACTCCAAGACGCATGGGGGGTGCCCGGCAGTCCAGCTCTCGGCATTCCACCTCCAGCATGCAACGCAACAATGAACCCTTTCCACCTCCGCCGCCATCGCCCGACTACAACGAGACCTACGCAGGACCCCAGGATGTAGGCTGTGACATCTGTGTCGGGAAGAAGCAAAGAGCAGTGAAGAGTTGCCTGATGTGCTTGGCTTCGTACTGCGACAAACATCTCAAGCCCCACTACGAGTCTGCCACATTTAAAAGGCACAAGCTGGTGGATGAGATCGGACACCTGGACAGGGAGATCTGCCCTCAGCATCAGAAGGGACTGGAGCTGTTCTGTCGCACGGACCAGATGTGCATCTGTGTGCTATGCACAGTGAAGGAGCACAAAGGCCACGACATGGTGTCGGCTGAGCAGGAGAGAGCTGACGAACAG CAACGGCTGGGCGCCACCCAAGCTGAGATCCAGGAAAGGATTCATGACCGCTTCAAGCAGATGGAGGAGCTAAAGCAGGCTGTGGAGTCCCTCAGG AGCTCAGCTCAGAGAGCCATGCAGGAATGTGAGAAGACGTTCACTGACATGATGAGATCCATCGAGAGGCTGCAGCAGGAGATGGCCAAGCTGATTTCCTCCAATAAGAGAGCGGCGCTGAACAACGCAGAGAGCCACCTGGAGCGTCTGAGCCACGAGATCGCCGACCTGAAAAGGAGAGACAACGAGATCACTCAGCTGTCCAGAACCGAGGACCACATTCACTTCATCCAG AGCTACCACACGCTGATAGCTCAAACCGAGGCTGAGGAGCTGCCTTCAGTGAGCGTGAACCCATACTACTCCTTTGACCCAGTGACCAAGGCCGTCTCTGAGCTCAAACAGCACATGAATGAATTCAGCAACGAAGAACTGGTGAAAGTGGCCAAAACAG TGAACAAAATGACCTTCTGTGAGCTGGAGGACTCAATGaagaaaaaatcaatgaaaG cTGAGGAAGCTGCTCCCATGTATAAGACCCCCCCAGTGCAGGAACCCAGGTACAGGGACGACTTCCTGAGAT ATGCATGCCAGCTGACCATGGACCAAAGCACAGCCTACAGACAGATACATCTGTCCAGAGGGAACAGGAAAGCATCTCTGAAGAGAGACCCCCAGGCCTACAGTGACAGCAGTGGCAGGTTTGACTCCCTCCCTCAGGTCCTGTGTAAGGAGCCCCTCTCTGGAAGGGCCTTCTACTGGGAGGTAGACTGGAGCGGGGAGGGGGCCTCCATGGGAATCACCTACAAGGGCATCAAGAGAACGGGCTACGGGGACAACTGCCGCATCGGCTACAACCGTAAGTCTTGGAGCCTGTTCTGCTCTGACTCCAGCTACTCAGCACGACACAACAAGGACCAGATCGAGATCAGCGCCCCCTACTCCTCCCGCATCGGGGTCTTCCTGGATCACTCGGGGGGGACCCTCTCATTCTACACCATAGGGGACACCATGGATCTCATCCACCGCTTCAAGGCCTCCTTCAGTGAGCCTGTGTACGCAGGGTTCTGGGTCTGGTATGACTCAGCTGTCACCATCATCCAGCTGTGA